The stretch of DNA TGCAGTAACCGGATGCGTCTGTTGCTTAGGAACTTCTGTTCCTTCGGTGCATCCGTTAGCCCAACCATGATAAACGGTTAAAAACAGCCCAGATAATCAGTAACAGGTGAGTTCATCAGTTTGAGTTGTGATTGGCAGACCCCACACATGAAGTATAAGATAGGCACAGATTCAAATGTTTATACTATATAAGTTTGATGGATTAGATATTGTGGCTGCAAAATGTGCACACACTTagcgatttttttaaaataaaaaaatacattttaacattAAACATTTCTTAAAGAAATATGTGAGTTGGAGTTGGAGCAAGTGTTAATGTTGCAACTTAACATACACTTTATGGAGTCTTTGCCTCCTTTTCTTGTCATGAACAACCAGTTGGAAAGCATCTTCCCAGCATACATTGTTATTACTGCTGTTGATTATGTtgatattgtgttgcgttgctcttgtttgtttggttgttttgtttttgtttgtttgtttgtttttgtttgtttgtttctttctttaatgtaATGCACCAATTGGCATActtgttcttatcattattgtcattgttatcatcattagtcTCTTTCTGACTCTTGCTCAACCTTTTTCAGTCTCTTTTCCATCAGTCAGTGACACTCTCATGCATAGGCACACATTGTTATGCATACACACTtgcgagcacatacacacatgcatgcacatgagcACGCCAGTTTTGTTGTCATACAGTTGTtaagcccatgaacgaagaagaagaagaagatacagttGTTAAGAACGCTTAATTCATTCACAGAGGGGATGTATGTTACTGTAAGAGGATGATCTTGGCAATAGGGGAGTTTTATCACTTGAACTGAAAATATATCAACTTGGCTTGACCATCTTTTGGTTCTTCCTGCTATGATATGTAGCAGTATGTTTATCtggttgctcttgttgttatttcATGAATCATTTATTTATCCGATTTATGATGCAGTGAATCAAGAAATAACCATGGCTGCACTGGGAGACCTTAAGCCACGGACTGTTCGATCCTTTCGCGCAAAACCCACAGAAGCCAGACCCAAACACAGTCTTTTTGGAACTGCCCTGGAGAATATCAACAAGTCTGAGCTGGAAGGAATTGATGCATCTGATGCAAACAGGATTGGGGTGAAAAATCAGCCTGAGCGATACCCCATTCCAGAGCACCTTCAAGGACATGTGTCAGGTAGCAGATCCAGTGTTGTAAAGCCCAGAAATATTTTTTTGTAGGAATTGCTTTGTTTCAACAATTAATATCCTTATGGTTTTATACtacattaatttttaaaaaaagtgttaATAAGTGATGATAGTATTAATGaagataatagtagtaataaaaataacaacaacagcaacagcaacaacaacaacagctacaacaacatgatgatgataacaaattgTCTCTGTTGTTTTAACAATGTCCTTGCCAATACTTCAGCACATTTTGGAGACAaccaaaaaaggaaaatgaacagttAATTTACATGACACAGTCATGAATTCATTTGAAGTCCCACCTTTTGAGGACACTTCAATAAAATTATGAAAAATATCTTTGTAGTTTTCTCACCCTTTATCTTATCAGAAAAGGATGATTTATCATTTTAGCAGGACAAAACTACCCAGACATTTCACAGCTTTACAAAAGACACAGTCATTCACTGAAAGTAACAGGAAAGAATATTTTCTGAAAAGAAATCCTCTGCAGAGGCTTGATCTGGCATTGTTCATCGGGCCTCAGCCCCCTGCCATAACAGAATCTGTTCAGTGGGTGATTAGTTTCTTCATGAGAAATGTGAAGGTCATGGACTTTTCAAAATTTTTATCTAACCTTATATGATGGTATGTTGTTAAGACTGTGGTCATTAACTTAATCATAGGTCCATTAATATCAGGGATGgacatgtgtacatatgtgtgttttgGATAACAGCGGTTATGACTGTGTTTGATTTTCACAAACATTCCAAGGTAAGGATTTCTTTTGTCGATACATCACGCAAAGTCTAAAAGATATCTTCATTTAGTCCTGGAAAAAAATCACTTGGAGATAGTACTAAATGTTTATTCTACAGGAGCATCAAACCTAACTTTTGTCAAGGAAAATATAACTCACAACTTCCTGATACTTACATACATCCTTTAATAAAGTTCTGTTGCAGTAATCAGAAACTGCACATCAAAATATGAAGAAGAGGAggcaaaacagagaaaacagaatttgcaaggaatgtagtAAGGGAACTGTTGTGgattcatttgattttgttttacaaTATCCTAATAATATtataattcgaaataaattgataccacataaaaataaatcacatatgtcaatgtttggtttatgcaatttattcagtgttggaaagaaaacacaacttaagtAAATTTATAAAAatttggaaagggtgtgtaactttagttacatctaaaacatacttgtcagtatgtttacatttgatttgttgcaaatcattattatttgcgtgcatgtgtgtgtgtgtgtgtgtgtgtgtgtgtgcgtttttgtgtgttttggatgcattgttggactgaagtgattcaatgtgtatgtattgttattgtaccctccacaccccaaaaggggcaaaaggattaaatttctttgaatctttgtgtgtgtgtgtgtgtgtgtgtgtgtgtgtgtgtgtgtgtgtgaagcgctttgatttgtctctgtacaagattcagtgctatataaatatcatcattattattgttattattaaaagaaacaggtagagagagtatcagtgtgtgtaattctgtgtaagaaaagaaacagaaacagagtgtTACACACAGCAATCAATCATTTCTTTTAGagctgaaaacaaaatgaaaaatgtgaaaatcCTTATTTATATGTTACAGCTCGGACAATGGTTGACAAAGCACGCCAAGATATTAGCAGTCAAAATCAAGTTTTGACCAACGCCCAAAAACAGctgaaagaaaaggaacagaagGCTTTGATGTTCAGACCagattcagaaagaaaagaaagagggaaaagcaGGGAACATGCATGGCTTACCAAACAGGACCTGGATCATTCTGAGGACATCAACAATGTGGGTCTCAGCAAGAGCGGCAACTTCAACCACGACAAGTATGGTAACAAGCCTCCCACGCATAACTACTCTCTCATTGGAGATGTTCTCTCCAAGGGCAATGAGTTTGGTCACTGTCAAAAATATGATCCAGATCAGTCGTTGGCAGCCCTTAATGTATCAGATAACAACAACCTAGGCGCCATCCGTCTGGGCTGGAACCCCCGAGTGGACCCGGACACAGAGATGCCACTGAAACCGAAAAGCGCTGTGAAGCTCCCTCCAAATATCAGGCACCAGTTTGGTAGTCGAGTATGCGACTCCCTTCTGGCGGACAAAAAGAAGGTGTCAGAAACcatggagaagcagaagaaggaggagcgtGCCAGCAAGTCTACTTCAGAAATTGACATTAAAGAGTATGAGGCAAAGGCATCCAGCAGCTACTTTGATGTAGGTCATGTGACAAGGTTCAACGTGTTCCCAGGGTACTCCATGCTGGACATGAACAGTACCATGAGAGCTACCCACAATGACGTCGTGTACCTCCGACGTGTGCCCATGACTGATGAATACCGCATTATCAAAGATGGCTATGGTAAGAATCTGATGTTTTCTGTCGTCTGTGTTCTTTTGCTGTGTGCTCAAGCTAACATTAATGCTTTTGCTTTCTACCTGATAATTTGATATCAGTGccagttgagttttttttttttttagaggactGAAATTGTGTTTCATCCTCATTTCCATTTGTGTATCATTTTGTATCAAACTCAGATGGGAAAATTTAGATGTTTTAGTTGTTTATATTTCTGCATTTGCACTTTCTTTAATTTCTTAACAAGAAATTAATAAACTGGGTGTATTTCTAAAACTAATTTCAGTAAAATGCTTCACTTTTGATTCTTGTTTCTGAAGATATTTTGTTCATATTGATTGAATTTAAAAGTGACTTATTCAAAATAATAACTATATGGTTGTTTGGTTCAGCTGACTCAAAGTATTCAGTCGTTGTCTCTCTTATGAGTGTAGACAAAGTCAGTATGTATAATTTCATCCTGATttaatgtcagagagagagagagagagagagtgtgtgtgtgtgtgtgtgtgtgtgtgttcaaattttAAGTTAATGTTTATCTCATTTTTTGAAAGTGACAGAGAAATGAAACTTAGCAGATTAGGCAGAATAGTGTATATTGGTTCTCATTCATTTACTTTATGGAGACACTATATTTCTAGATCATATGCAGGTCAGATATGGAATACACAATCTGATATCAAAGAGCAAGTTTATAGGCATGGCAGTGCTTGTGTCTTGCATCCAGTCTTCATTGATCTTGGAACAGtgattgataatgatgagaatGTGAACTCTGTTCAAGGTCAGGATCATATTATGGTATCCAAAAGATGTGATCTGTGGTGCACTTTTTCCCTCTTTTCACATTTTAATTTATGAAATTGCTGGGAATTGTATGCCAGTCTTGAGTGTcatattttcatcatttttttctctctttttcctttcttttgttcttttttcttctttttctttttaccattTTTCTCCATCCTTTTGTTAGTAGCTGCACCATCTGCTGTCCTCCTCTCTTACTCAGCTATTTGATGTTTTGCTTGAGTAttatttatcagtgtgtgttccttttttcccGCTAACAGTCCATACCAGTCTGGTTGACTATTTTCAAATCCAGTTTCGGGCAAAATGCACTTGTTATCAGAAAGAGATATTATCAGCCATATGTACATATTTCTAGTTTTTAAGAGTATGTGATTTAGTTTTGCTTGTCAGTTACAGATTTTTTGCCCACAGTCAGTTGTGTGTACAAACATGTCTTGAATGTTCACCCTCTTAACTTCACTTTATTTgaattgtgtatgtgcatgcttgtgtgtatgcatgtgcttgtAAGTGtgtttcatgagtgtgtgtgtgtgtgtgtgtgtgtgtgtgtgtgtgtgtgtgtgtgagaaagagagagagagagagagagtgtgtgtgtgtgtgtatgtgtgcagaggGGCAGGGTATTTGTGGGAAAACCCCCCATTCCTTTCCTCTTTGTATTTAACAGTACACATATCTCATTATCTGTAAATGttctctgttttttgtgttttttttaaaattaatcatTCAATGCAGGTGTGAATCAGATAGAAGATCAAATGTTTCATAAGTTATTGTATCTTCTTGAGTTGTTTCCTAATTTCATACACATTTACTGGGAGTTTCACTGTGATGATGATATCAGTTGACTAAAGTGCTGATTGTTCGAAGCTGGATTGTGTGTAACGTTTGTTCTCTGCTTTCTGTCTTGTCCCCAGCCACATGGGCGGAACAGAACCTTGTGCGGGAGAAACTGAAAAAGCAGTGGGACGCACCTAAAACATAAACACTGCACTGGTTTGACTCTGCCCTTGCTAATTCTGGATGAACAATCTGCTTGCTTTTTGTAGTGTATACATATTTGAGACTCAACAGCAGTATTATATAAAATGTCATTTTCTTTCCACCAGTATTAGATCTGCCTTTCAGTGAAAATAAAAAATGAGCTGACTCCTCCTGCCTTATAAAAAGACAGCAattattttacctttttttctgatGAATCTTTAACTTTCAAAGTGCCTTTTGAAATGTGATCACTTTTGTTTTTAGTGTCCTATGTTGGACAAAAGAAATATAACTATATCTACATTGAATATGgatttgtgtctgttttattgtttgttgataAATAAGCAGCATTATCTGGTGATCTtatatttcattgttttgttcttctgAATTTCAATCATATATCTTATTTGCTTACATACATCTTACATAAATTTTTATTTTGTGTATAACAGTAGGCTTTGACTTAATGCAGCCCCTTTCCGAAACCAGTGAGCATATCAATTATCtgagagtctttttttttcatataatttaATACTTATTCACAGttgactgcatgtgtgtttttaaattgaTGGAAAAAGATTGATGCAAGCAGCATTTTCGACTGTATGTTGAATGTTGATTATTAAGCAGAATACACCTTTGTGATGCACTTCATacagacatttttttgttttgttttttttccttttgtgtgtgcatcttcAGGACTGATCTGTGTGACACTAACTTTTTTCACAGTCCTATGTAATCATTAATGTCAAAAGCAAATAGTGTAGGCCTGTTGACACACAGATTTGGAAGGAAAATACCATGACAGAATATGGCTACTTTATTTGATATTGTCATATGTGATGAAGTTCTGTAAGTGTATTTGATGGAAATAAAGTCAAATTTGTGTTTTGATAAGACTgatttttcatttcctttcaacAGTCATAAATGCATGTAGTGTTCATGGCATTCATATACTAAAAACAAAATCACTTTGAATTCATGGTTTATTCATGTGCATACATGCTAGTTACGATTATGATGTTTTTTGCTATATGTGACTACCACATCTACATACTTCCCGGGAGTGAAAAGGGGATCAAACTGATGAAATTTACTATTAGTGTTGGTATTATTATTCACAAAATGACATATTTCATGTTTTATATAATGTGCTTAGAGTGATACTTTGACATGCAGAATTCTGTTTAGTCAATTACACAAGACCTGACCTGCAGAAAACTCTCAGGTACTTCATGATGTTTTTTTGAACATTCGCCTTTGTCCACAGTTTCTTGGATCACTTATACATGTTGCTTTTTTCGGGATAAATGGCTTAGAAAGACTATTGAATGCAAGAATCTGGCTTGGCTATTTGTGTTTTATCTTGAGAATCCATCAGGAAAAAGGTCAATTCAAGAATTTGTCCACAGGAAAATTATTTTTCTGGCTCAGTAATTGACAAATTTATAGTTTAAGTTTAATTCCAAGCAAATAAGTGACATTTCATGAAATAGTTTGTGTTTACATTTGTCAGTGACTGAGCCAGAAAACTATTTTGCTCATGGACATGTTCTTGGATTGACCATTTTCTTATGGTTTCtcaagataaaacaaaaacaaaaacacccaatcCAGATTTTTTTTACCTACAAAATATAATCACAGGGTAATCACTACTATGATATCCATCAGTATTTTATTACCACTCTACATAAGCTTAAACTCCATCACAGTCTGCTACTGAGTATCTACTAAGTTTGAAGAATGATAAATTGATTAACTTGTGCATACAAGATTTCAAGTCACATGATTTTTCTCTTCCCATCAGTGTGTTGGAGAGAACAGTTCTTGTTGAGAAAACGCATGGAGGAACAATGGGACACGTTCTTCAAATCACAGCCCAAGTTTTCTGTCTCATGGGATCGCAATCAGTCGCGTCCGGTGAGGGAATCTCAGCCACAAGCGCCGCCTCCAAAAgtgaaaccaaaaccaaaaccaaaacccaaagcTAAGCCAGAAG from Babylonia areolata isolate BAREFJ2019XMU chromosome 18, ASM4173473v1, whole genome shotgun sequence encodes:
- the LOC143292511 gene encoding uncharacterized protein LOC143292511 isoform X1, giving the protein MAALGDLKPRTVRSFRAKPTEARPKHSLFGTALENINKSELEGIDASDANRIGVKNQPERYPIPEHLQGHVSARTMVDKARQDISSQNQVLTNAQKQLKEKEQKALMFRPDSERKERGKSREHAWLTKQDLDHSEDINNVGLSKSGNFNHDKYGNKPPTHNYSLIGDVLSKGNEFGHCQKYDPDQSLAALNVSDNNNLGAIRLGWNPRVDPDTEMPLKPKSAVKLPPNIRHQFGSRVCDSLLADKKKVSETMEKQKKEERASKSTSEIDIKEYEAKASSSYFDVGHVTRFNVFPGYSMLDMNSTMRATHNDVVYLRRVPMTDEYRIIKDGYVCWREQFLLRKRMEEQWDTFFKSQPKFSVSWDRNQSRPVRESQPQAPPPKVKPKPKPKPKAKPEAAKADPLFEEVVFKTPPLTPPPKPPSPAKLPETFERDEEFWAFYDKK
- the LOC143292511 gene encoding uncharacterized protein LOC143292511 isoform X2, with product MAALGDLKPRTVRSFRAKPTEARPKHSLFGTALENINKSELEGIDASDANRIGVKNQPERYPIPEHLQGHVSARTMVDKARQDISSQNQVLTNAQKQLKEKEQKALMFRPDSERKERGKSREHAWLTKQDLDHSEDINNVGLSKSGNFNHDKYGNKPPTHNYSLIGDVLSKGNEFGHCQKYDPDQSLAALNVSDNNNLGAIRLGWNPRVDPDTEMPLKPKSAVKLPPNIRHQFGSRVCDSLLADKKKVSETMEKQKKEERASKSTSEIDIKEYEAKASSSYFDVGHVTRFNVFPGYSMLDMNSTMRATHNDVVYLRRVPMTDEYRIIKDGYATWAEQNLVREKLKKQWDAPKT